Genomic segment of Sphingomicrobium marinum:
GTATTTGATGATCGAACAGTTGATGCTGTTGCTGGCAGCCGCCTCGGCGGAGGGCTTGTCGCTTGGCGGTCCGGCAGAGATGTGGGACGCTATCGTCACCGACTTCTCCGACATCACCAACCCTGAGAAGATGGTCATCTTCCTTCAGGTACTGGCGATCGATCTGGTACTCGCGGGCGACAACGCCATCGTCGTCGGCGCTTTGGCCGCGGGTCTTCCACCTGACCAGCGCCGCAAGGTTATCATCATCGGCGTCATGGCGGCACTTGTCCTACGCGTTGCCTTTGCGCTCGTGGTCACACAGCTGCTGGCCATCGTCGGCCTGATTTTCATCGGTGGCCTGCTGTTGGTCTGGGTGGCCTGGAAAATGTGGCGCGAGCTGCATCATAGTGGCGAAAGCCCTGGCAGCCCGGAAATTTCGGGCGATGAGACCAGCGGCGTAAAATCGGCCAAGAGCTTTTATGGCGCAGCCTGGGCTGTTGCCGTAGCCGACGTTTCGATGAGCCTCGACAATGTGCTTGCCGTTGCCGGCGCATCGCGCGAGCATCCCGGCATCCTGATCGTCGGCCTGATTTTTGCGGTCGCCTTGATGGGCCTCGCAGCCAACATCATCGCCAAATATATCGAGCGTTATAAGTGGATCGCTTATATCGGTCTTGCGGTAATCGTCTGGGTCGCCGGCAAGATGATCTATGACGGCATTGTCGATCCGCAGGTCGGGATCGGCCTCTTCTTCGGCGGATGACCATTGTCGCCCTGTCGTCAGGGCGGCTTCCCGCAGCAATCGCGATTCTGAGGCTGAGCGGTCCCGAGGCGCAGGCCGCGGCGAGCGGTATTGCGGGCGCCCTCCCCCCGCCGCGCCAAGCGAGCTTGCGCGATTTCCGTCACCCCCGAACCGGTGAGTTGATCGATCGCGGCCTGCTGCTTTCATTCCCCGGACCCAATAGCGCGACCGGCGAAGACCTGGTCGAGTTTCATTGTCACGGTAGTCGCGCGGTGGTCGAAGCAATGCTTGAAGCACTA
This window contains:
- a CDS encoding TerC family protein, whose product is MLLLAAASAEGLSLGGPAEMWDAIVTDFSDITNPEKMVIFLQVLAIDLVLAGDNAIVVGALAAGLPPDQRRKVIIIGVMAALVLRVAFALVVTQLLAIVGLIFIGGLLLVWVAWKMWRELHHSGESPGSPEISGDETSGVKSAKSFYGAAWAVAVADVSMSLDNVLAVAGASREHPGILIVGLIFAVALMGLAANIIAKYIERYKWIAYIGLAVIVWVAGKMIYDGIVDPQVGIGLFFGG